From one Microbulbifer sp. A4B17 genomic stretch:
- a CDS encoding GMP synthase produces the protein MKIGILKTDDVRKELVGEFGEYPEMFADLLRDQDPGLEFNTYEVQHGQYPAQIDEVDAYLITGSKTGVYDDKPWIPPLMDFVRKLHDEKKPTIGICFGHQLIAQALGGRARKSDKGWGLGVHTYEMQETPNWMSEPAPNFSLLVTHQDQVDELPPGGRVLASSEFCPMAMVQVDGHMLSFQAHPEFTKPYSNSLMELRRKAFGEAVVDKGQESLKNDIHENAVARWMLEFLRK, from the coding sequence ATGAAGATTGGAATTTTAAAAACCGATGATGTGCGCAAAGAGCTTGTGGGCGAATTTGGGGAGTACCCAGAAATGTTTGCCGACCTGCTGCGCGACCAGGACCCCGGGCTGGAGTTTAATACCTACGAAGTCCAGCACGGTCAGTACCCAGCACAGATAGATGAAGTGGATGCCTACCTTATTACGGGTAGTAAGACAGGCGTATATGACGATAAACCCTGGATTCCACCGCTAATGGACTTTGTACGAAAGCTCCATGATGAGAAAAAGCCAACCATCGGTATTTGCTTTGGTCACCAGTTAATTGCCCAGGCCTTGGGAGGCCGGGCGCGCAAATCAGATAAGGGCTGGGGGCTGGGAGTGCACACCTATGAGATGCAGGAGACGCCAAACTGGATGTCCGAGCCCGCGCCTAACTTTAGCCTTCTAGTGACGCATCAGGACCAGGTGGATGAGCTGCCACCAGGTGGTCGAGTACTGGCGTCCAGTGAGTTCTGTCCTATGGCGATGGTGCAAGTGGATGGCCATATGCTTAGCTTCCAGGCGCATCCTGAATTTACCAAGCCTTATTCAAACAGCCTAATGGAGCTTCGTCGGAAAGCTTTTGGTGAAGCTGTGGTTGATAAAGGGCAGGAGTCGCTAAAGAACGATATCCATGAGAATGCGGTTGCCAGGTGGATGCTGGAGTTTTTGCGTAAATAG
- a CDS encoding AbgT family transporter has translation MTTTTSPSDRQDGPPGRKTAFIRFLDAVEWLGNLLPHPITLFALFAVGVIVISGIASYFGLSVPDPRPVGAAGRAPDGVIEVFNLLSGDGLRMIVTSLVKNFTGFAPLGTVLVALLGVAIAEHSGLLSAAVRGLVLQASKRTVTVIVVFAGIISNTASELGYVVLIPLAAMIFHSLGRHPIAGLAAAFAGVSGGYSANLLLGTVDPLLSGITESAAHMIDPTYSVGPEVNWFFMIVSTFLITGVGSWVTMKIVEPKLGKYDPSEASVDLTQDKVGTLTDAEKRGLKYAGLAVLGVSAVLALTVVPEWGVLRNPETGLVAGSPFLKGIVSLILVFFAIPGFVYGKVVGTMKNDRDVIDAMAKSMNSMGMYIVLVFFAAQFVAFFKITNLGTIFAVLGADALQSIGLTGPLLFLFFIMMCGFVNLMLGSASAQWAVTAPIFVPMLMLLGYAPEVIQAAYRIGDSVTNVITPMMSYFGLIITFAARYKKDLGMGTLIATMIPYSIFFFVGWTALFFIWVFALGLPVGPGAATYYGS, from the coding sequence ATGACCACAACAACCTCCCCGAGCGATCGACAGGACGGTCCACCCGGGCGCAAGACAGCCTTTATCCGCTTCCTAGATGCAGTGGAATGGCTCGGCAACCTTCTCCCCCACCCGATAACGCTGTTCGCATTATTCGCCGTTGGCGTGATAGTCATTAGTGGTATCGCTTCTTACTTTGGCCTGTCTGTCCCCGATCCCCGCCCGGTAGGCGCTGCTGGCCGAGCACCAGATGGCGTTATTGAGGTATTTAACCTCTTAAGTGGTGATGGCCTCAGGATGATCGTTACCAGTCTGGTGAAGAATTTCACCGGATTTGCCCCCCTGGGCACAGTTCTGGTAGCTCTATTAGGGGTTGCGATTGCCGAGCACTCAGGCCTGTTGAGCGCTGCTGTACGGGGCCTGGTACTCCAGGCTTCCAAACGCACGGTGACTGTTATCGTAGTTTTTGCCGGTATTATCTCCAATACAGCCTCTGAATTGGGCTATGTGGTACTGATTCCATTGGCAGCAATGATTTTCCACTCCCTCGGTCGGCACCCTATTGCCGGCTTGGCCGCTGCATTTGCCGGTGTCTCAGGCGGCTACAGTGCTAACTTGCTGCTGGGAACCGTGGACCCGCTGCTGTCGGGGATCACTGAATCCGCAGCCCACATGATTGACCCGACCTACTCAGTGGGCCCGGAGGTAAACTGGTTCTTTATGATCGTCAGTACCTTCCTGATCACTGGAGTTGGCAGCTGGGTGACCATGAAGATCGTAGAGCCCAAGCTGGGTAAATATGATCCCAGTGAAGCATCTGTCGACCTGACTCAGGACAAGGTTGGCACACTGACCGACGCCGAGAAACGTGGTCTCAAGTATGCAGGCTTAGCCGTTCTGGGCGTATCCGCTGTACTCGCTTTAACGGTAGTACCCGAGTGGGGCGTCTTACGTAACCCAGAGACAGGCCTGGTAGCGGGCTCCCCCTTCCTTAAAGGGATCGTTTCACTGATCCTGGTGTTCTTCGCTATCCCCGGTTTTGTCTATGGCAAGGTTGTCGGCACCATGAAAAATGACAGAGATGTCATTGATGCCATGGCCAAAAGTATGAACAGCATGGGAATGTACATTGTGTTGGTGTTCTTCGCCGCACAGTTTGTCGCCTTCTTTAAGATCACAAACCTGGGTACCATCTTTGCCGTTCTGGGTGCTGATGCACTACAGAGCATCGGCCTCACCGGACCGCTGCTATTCCTGTTCTTTATCATGATGTGTGGCTTTGTGAACCTGATGCTGGGCAGTGCCTCAGCTCAGTGGGCGGTAACAGCTCCCATCTTTGTGCCCATGCTGATGCTGCTGGGTTACGCTCCGGAAGTAATTCAGGCGGCCTACCGTATTGGTGACTCCGTAACCAACGTTATCACACCGATGATGAGTTACTTCGGCCTGATTATTACCTTTGCCGCGCGCTATAAGAAAGACCTGGGTATGGGAACTCTGATCGCTACAATGATCCCCTACTCCATCTTCTTCTTTGTCGGCTGGACAGCTCTGTTCTTCATCTGGGTCTTTGCCCTCGGGCTGCCAGTTGGCCCAGGTGCAGCCACTTATTATGGCAGCTGA
- a CDS encoding AraC family transcriptional regulator → MTQQIRAKLLTGFYDQVSQLNGCPETLLNSAGINPEQVEKLEGYLPLSKVTDLVEKAARQLNCADFGLRLAKSQGAAALSSLGAAVLQSLTLGEFLNAAVKQFAAPPYNLRVELEVKGLQTFITFHCLNDLESYIPSDSPLPLELFREFLLGVSVVALQILCGEKFHLEAVILKSKQPLHDKYQDFFGTEVQFSQNSDTLVLSSSQLSQPTEKCNPVLRPLLKSYIDKVLEQGESNLIHQVEQLIYCLMPLKRCSLQEVANQLSMHKRTLQRRLRDRELVFEDILDRIRRERAEHYLSRKLPPMAQISNMLGYREQSSFNRACDRWFGATPMKVRRRLLSEAAAKAALETEN, encoded by the coding sequence TTGACCCAACAAATAAGAGCTAAGCTGTTAACCGGCTTTTATGACCAAGTATCCCAGCTAAATGGCTGCCCGGAAACACTGCTTAATAGCGCCGGTATTAACCCCGAGCAAGTTGAAAAACTCGAGGGGTATCTCCCGTTGAGTAAAGTGACTGACCTTGTTGAAAAGGCTGCCCGCCAACTCAACTGTGCAGATTTCGGACTGAGACTGGCAAAAAGCCAGGGGGCTGCAGCCCTGAGTTCTCTCGGTGCGGCAGTATTGCAGTCACTGACTCTGGGCGAGTTCCTCAATGCTGCGGTAAAACAATTTGCCGCCCCACCTTATAACCTGCGAGTAGAGTTAGAAGTTAAAGGGCTGCAAACGTTTATAACTTTTCATTGTTTAAATGACTTGGAAAGTTATATACCTTCAGACTCTCCATTACCTCTTGAGCTATTCCGGGAATTTCTCCTCGGGGTTTCCGTTGTCGCATTGCAAATACTGTGTGGAGAGAAATTTCATTTGGAAGCGGTTATTTTAAAATCCAAACAACCGCTCCACGACAAGTACCAAGACTTTTTTGGTACAGAGGTACAATTTTCACAAAACAGCGATACCCTGGTTCTCAGCAGCAGCCAATTGTCCCAGCCTACAGAGAAATGTAATCCGGTATTGAGGCCTCTGCTGAAGTCTTATATCGATAAAGTGCTGGAACAAGGTGAATCAAACCTGATTCATCAGGTAGAGCAACTTATCTACTGCCTGATGCCCCTAAAGCGTTGCAGTCTGCAGGAAGTTGCCAACCAATTGAGCATGCATAAGCGCACGCTGCAGCGCAGGCTGCGCGACCGGGAATTGGTATTTGAGGATATTCTGGACCGAATTCGCCGCGAGCGTGCAGAGCACTACCTCAGCAGGAAGTTGCCGCCTATGGCCCAGATTTCCAATATGCTGGGATACCGGGAACAGAGTTCATTCAACCGGGCCTGCGACCGTTGGTTTGGGGCCACCCCCATGAAAGTGAGACGCAGACTATTGAGTGAAGCTGCTGCAAAAGCTGCACTGGAAACCGAAAATTAA
- a CDS encoding YHYH protein, producing MKKWLFAGLCSIAPLALAHVPESALEACQDLSNGASCAMELPNGRMSGRCRTLPQSHGLACVPERKSAARPTGSAAGGRPAARKHTVVQSDGLQHTVPATEAPITFSEVSISIQGPWRVIEANGISEHKTGTFPNRGNPHEIEVQRYRFRVPAIPQIAAQSTPVPLQDFGIGLNGVPFDPSAAEWYLGNRGRWRYEALSGAIQLGVDDNYAHVQPNGAYHYHGIPTGLLQRLGVSKERHSPLIGWAADGFPIYALYGYADGWEPESGIVAMKSSYQVKPGNRPKGSKEPGGYYDGTFVDDYQYVAGSGTLDECNGRMVRTPEFPQGTYAYFLTEDWPIIPRCYKGTPSEDFRRGPGNNQRERTAKRPARRL from the coding sequence ATGAAGAAGTGGTTATTTGCGGGGCTTTGCAGTATTGCGCCGCTCGCGCTGGCTCACGTACCAGAAAGCGCCCTGGAAGCCTGCCAGGATCTATCCAACGGCGCCAGCTGTGCTATGGAACTGCCCAACGGCCGGATGAGTGGCCGCTGCCGTACCCTGCCCCAGTCACACGGCCTGGCCTGTGTTCCTGAGCGAAAATCGGCAGCGCGCCCAACCGGGAGCGCCGCTGGCGGACGCCCCGCAGCCCGCAAACATACAGTAGTGCAGTCCGACGGTCTGCAGCACACAGTCCCTGCTACCGAGGCGCCCATCACCTTTAGTGAAGTGAGTATCAGTATTCAAGGGCCTTGGCGCGTTATTGAGGCCAACGGTATTTCCGAGCACAAGACTGGCACCTTCCCCAATCGCGGCAATCCCCATGAAATCGAGGTGCAGCGCTACCGTTTTCGAGTTCCGGCTATACCCCAGATCGCCGCTCAATCCACACCGGTTCCGCTACAGGATTTTGGTATCGGCCTGAACGGGGTACCCTTCGACCCCAGTGCCGCCGAATGGTATCTGGGCAACCGCGGGCGCTGGCGCTACGAAGCCCTATCCGGTGCGATTCAGTTAGGTGTAGACGATAACTACGCCCACGTTCAACCCAATGGCGCCTACCACTATCACGGCATTCCCACCGGCTTGCTGCAGCGCCTGGGGGTGTCCAAGGAAAGGCATTCACCGCTAATTGGCTGGGCTGCCGATGGCTTCCCTATCTATGCCCTATACGGCTATGCCGATGGTTGGGAGCCGGAATCCGGTATTGTGGCGATGAAGTCGAGCTATCAGGTGAAACCAGGGAACCGCCCCAAAGGCAGTAAAGAGCCAGGAGGTTACTACGATGGCACCTTTGTAGATGACTACCAGTATGTAGCCGGCTCCGGCACCTTGGACGAGTGCAATGGCAGGATGGTTCGTACCCCGGAATTTCCTCAGGGTACCTATGCCTACTTCCTGACTGAGGACTGGCCGATTATCCCACGCTGCTACAAAGGCACACCATCAGAGGATTTTCGTCGTGGCCCCGGTAACAATCAGCGTGAGAGGACAGCCAAAAGACCAGCCAGACGCCTATGA
- the radA gene encoding DNA repair protein RadA, with protein MATKRKTAYVCNECGADYTKWAGQCSACGTWNSLSEVRLGPDHKDSRAANFTDAQSGYAGSAGAGKVQKLSEIDLSELPRIPTSASELDRVLGGGLVPGSVVLIGGHPGAGKSTVLLQTLCHLATSMLALYITGEESLQQVAMRAKRLGLPTDSLQLLSETDVERICMAAKEVNPRVMVVDSIQVMHMSDVQSAPGSVAQVRESAAYLTRFAKQTGTALILVGHVTKDGSLAGPKVLEHIIDCSILLEGTHDSRFRTLRAHKNRFGAVNELGVFAMTEQGLKEVSNPSAIFLQRAEEIAAGSVVTSVWEGTRPLLVELQALVDDSSLGNPRRVAVGLDQNRLNMLLAVLHRHGGVLVGDQDVFINVVGGVKVMETSADLTLLLAVVSSFRNRVLPRDLVVFGEVGLSGEIRPVPSGQERLREAAKHGFRKAIVPAANRLKNDIEGMEMHSVKTLAEALAVIDMS; from the coding sequence TTGGCCACAAAACGTAAAACTGCCTATGTGTGTAATGAATGCGGCGCCGACTACACCAAATGGGCAGGGCAGTGTAGTGCTTGTGGCACTTGGAATAGCCTATCGGAAGTACGTCTGGGGCCGGATCACAAGGACAGCCGCGCCGCGAATTTTACTGATGCACAAAGTGGCTACGCCGGTTCCGCCGGTGCTGGCAAAGTGCAAAAATTATCAGAAATCGACCTCAGTGAATTGCCGCGTATTCCCACTTCGGCCTCGGAACTGGATCGGGTATTGGGCGGCGGGCTGGTGCCGGGTTCCGTTGTATTGATCGGCGGCCATCCCGGTGCCGGTAAATCCACCGTTTTACTTCAGACCCTGTGCCATCTCGCCACTTCAATGCTGGCGCTTTATATCACCGGCGAGGAATCTCTCCAGCAGGTTGCTATGCGCGCTAAGCGCTTAGGTCTGCCCACGGATTCCCTGCAATTGCTCAGCGAAACCGATGTGGAGCGTATTTGCATGGCGGCCAAGGAAGTGAATCCTCGGGTTATGGTAGTGGACTCGATCCAGGTGATGCACATGAGCGATGTTCAATCGGCACCGGGCTCTGTGGCACAGGTGCGCGAGAGTGCGGCCTACCTGACCCGCTTTGCCAAACAGACCGGCACGGCGCTGATTCTGGTGGGGCATGTCACCAAAGATGGCAGTCTCGCGGGCCCCAAGGTGCTGGAACATATTATCGACTGCTCCATTCTCCTCGAAGGCACCCACGACTCCCGCTTCCGCACACTGCGGGCCCATAAAAATCGCTTTGGGGCCGTCAATGAACTCGGCGTGTTTGCCATGACAGAGCAGGGCTTGAAAGAGGTATCCAACCCCTCAGCCATTTTCCTGCAAAGGGCCGAGGAGATCGCAGCCGGTTCTGTGGTGACTTCGGTGTGGGAGGGCACCCGGCCGCTGTTAGTAGAGTTGCAGGCCCTGGTGGACGATAGCAGCCTCGGCAACCCCCGCCGGGTAGCGGTGGGCCTCGACCAGAACCGCTTGAACATGCTGCTCGCTGTGTTGCATCGCCACGGTGGGGTCTTGGTGGGGGACCAGGATGTCTTTATCAATGTGGTCGGCGGGGTAAAGGTGATGGAAACCAGCGCCGATCTGACACTGTTATTGGCGGTGGTGTCCAGTTTCCGCAACCGTGTCCTGCCCCGGGATCTGGTGGTATTCGGGGAAGTGGGGCTGTCAGGCGAGATTCGCCCGGTGCCCTCGGGCCAGGAGCGTTTGCGCGAGGCGGCCAAACATGGTTTTCGCAAAGCCATTGTGCCTGCAGCCAACCGTCTTAAGAACGATATCGAGGGAATGGAAATGCACTCGGTTAAAACCCTGGCGGAAGCGCTGGCTGTGATTGATATGAGTTAA
- a CDS encoding pseudoazurin has translation MSSITLRGAILALAMASTSALAADHEVKMLNQGKEGMMTFEPAFLAVAPGDSVTFLPTDAAHNTHSVLSPAEGATWNGSMGEKVTVTLNQEGVYVYQCDPHLPLGMVGVIQVGKATNLEEAKKHAEGMNAGIAMNKERLTQYLGQVQ, from the coding sequence ATGTCGTCTATTACTCTTCGCGGCGCGATCCTGGCGCTCGCCATGGCCTCGACCTCCGCCCTGGCTGCGGATCACGAAGTTAAGATGCTGAACCAGGGCAAGGAAGGCATGATGACTTTTGAACCGGCATTTCTCGCGGTAGCACCGGGCGATTCTGTCACCTTCCTGCCCACTGATGCCGCCCACAACACTCACTCAGTTTTGTCCCCTGCCGAGGGCGCTACCTGGAATGGCAGCATGGGAGAAAAGGTGACTGTCACCTTGAACCAGGAAGGTGTCTACGTATACCAGTGCGACCCACATCTGCCACTGGGTATGGTTGGGGTAATTCAGGTAGGTAAGGCAACCAACTTGGAAGAAGCCAAGAAGCATGCCGAAGGCATGAATGCCGGTATTGCTATGAATAAGGAGAGGCTCACTCAATACCTCGGCCAAGTCCAATAA
- a CDS encoding MBL fold metallo-hydrolase — MDILFEKGHHLVARFGDLVKEQNGSDGVQANQFVIRRGTKGALIDPGGDLTYTHLTIELSRHLNLSELDLILASHQDPDIIASLPRWMLHSRCKVAVSKLWSRFLPHLVSGFVASRAGAERWQERIMPLDDKGEIIPFSDSEIWALPAHFMHSCGNFSFYDPVSRILFSGDIGASLGGEEGEVKDFDEHLPSMEGFHRRYMGGNWTCRLWAKMIRELNPAMIVPQHGGYFASGDVKERFLGWLERLECGPDLLRHQDFRLPLGRS; from the coding sequence GTGGACATCCTATTTGAAAAAGGTCACCACCTGGTTGCGCGGTTCGGCGATTTGGTCAAAGAGCAGAATGGCAGCGATGGGGTACAGGCCAATCAATTTGTTATTCGCCGCGGCACCAAAGGGGCGCTTATCGATCCCGGCGGCGATCTGACCTACACACACCTCACCATTGAGCTCAGCCGCCATTTGAACCTGAGTGAACTGGACCTGATCCTGGCCTCTCATCAGGATCCAGATATTATCGCCTCGCTGCCGCGCTGGATGCTGCATTCGCGCTGTAAGGTAGCGGTGTCGAAACTGTGGTCGCGGTTTTTGCCACACCTCGTTTCTGGCTTTGTCGCCTCGCGTGCCGGTGCTGAGCGCTGGCAGGAACGCATCATGCCTCTGGATGATAAGGGAGAGATTATCCCCTTCAGCGACAGTGAGATCTGGGCGCTGCCAGCGCACTTTATGCACTCCTGTGGCAACTTCAGTTTTTATGACCCGGTCAGCCGCATATTATTTTCCGGCGATATCGGTGCCTCCCTCGGTGGTGAGGAGGGCGAAGTCAAAGATTTCGACGAGCACCTGCCGTCGATGGAAGGGTTCCACCGCCGCTATATGGGCGGGAACTGGACCTGCCGTCTCTGGGCCAAGATGATTCGGGAACTCAACCCCGCAATGATTGTGCCCCAGCACGGCGGTTACTTTGCCTCAGGCGATGTCAAAGAGCGCTTCCTGGGCTGGCTCGAGCGCCTCGAATGTGGGCCGGACCTGTTGCGACACCAGGACTTCCGCCTACCCCTGGGCCGCTCTTAA
- a CDS encoding DUF411 domain-containing protein: MNRSILIAIAALLTTLALSACAESPDPQKESVSLTTYKSATCGCCKIWVEHAQQSGFDVVAKDVEDLNGVKKQHHISPRYQSCHTTVSEQGYVFEGHVPAKLIQRFLQNPPQNAIGLAVPGMPLGSPGMEVGDRFTPYQVMLLNKNGSSEIYAEINTAQEQF; the protein is encoded by the coding sequence ATGAACCGTTCAATTTTGATCGCTATTGCTGCGCTACTCACAACCCTGGCATTAAGCGCCTGTGCCGAATCTCCAGACCCCCAAAAGGAATCTGTGAGCCTGACCACTTATAAATCCGCCACCTGCGGCTGCTGCAAAATTTGGGTTGAGCATGCCCAACAAAGTGGCTTTGACGTCGTAGCAAAGGATGTCGAAGATCTTAACGGCGTAAAAAAGCAGCACCATATCTCTCCGCGCTACCAATCCTGCCACACCACAGTGTCAGAACAGGGCTATGTTTTTGAAGGGCATGTACCGGCAAAGCTGATACAGCGTTTCTTGCAAAATCCACCGCAAAATGCCATTGGCCTCGCAGTGCCAGGTATGCCCCTGGGCAGCCCCGGCATGGAAGTGGGCGACCGTTTTACGCCCTACCAGGTAATGCTGCTTAACAAAAACGGCAGCAGCGAAATTTACGCCGAAATCAATACGGCACAAGAGCAGTTTTAA
- a CDS encoding copper resistance system multicopper oxidase has product MTESFRTDAVSRRTFVTGLGAGALLLGLPHSSHPNSPTASTTTLRGNHFDLSIGYRQVNLTGRERQALTINGSLPGPILRWREGETVTLNVHNQLPDKSSLHWHGVRVPSDMDGEPGLSFSGIQPRKIFRYRFPVRQSGTYWYHSQSGFQQQRGLIGAIVIDPISPEPFSYERDYVVVLSDWSDESPQTIYTHLKKDPDYYNRQQRTATDLWREVRTKGVARTWRDRHQWNWKQLSDRNISQVTGETYTYLINGHTPDTNWTALFKPGERVRLRLINAASMTLFDLRIPGLKMKVVAADGQNVEPTSVDEIRIGNGETYDVIVEPESELAYSIFAQSMDRSGYARGTLTSDIRLSAEIPAMDHRPVLTLQDLGLARKAEETNTHFKTAQTAHTEKHSDLPDATEGGWFYGNLAAAGLGSNSPIIHQPSESSFRVDHRALTPGNGIADPGVGLRHHKHRYNRRVLTYSDLRSSKPTQDQREPQRELQLHLTGNYERYLWSINGEKFRDASPFLFRHQERLRITLVNDTTLPQPMHLHGFWSELETGDGEYLPRKHTVIAQPGSSISYLVSADTYGRWALHSQMLYQRPGMYREVRIV; this is encoded by the coding sequence ATGACAGAGAGCTTCCGCACCGACGCCGTATCGAGGCGTACTTTCGTCACAGGTCTTGGAGCGGGAGCCCTGCTGCTGGGGTTACCCCACAGTTCGCACCCAAACTCGCCAACAGCATCGACAACAACCCTGCGCGGTAACCACTTTGATCTATCCATCGGTTACCGCCAGGTAAATCTTACCGGGCGCGAACGACAAGCCCTTACCATTAATGGCAGTCTACCGGGCCCCATTTTGCGCTGGCGGGAAGGGGAAACTGTCACCCTGAATGTCCATAACCAATTACCCGACAAATCCTCCCTACACTGGCACGGTGTTAGGGTACCCAGCGATATGGACGGCGAACCGGGGCTGAGCTTTAGCGGCATTCAACCTCGGAAAATATTTCGCTACCGATTCCCAGTACGCCAAAGTGGTACTTATTGGTATCACAGCCAATCCGGATTTCAACAACAGCGGGGGCTAATTGGAGCAATAGTCATTGATCCGATATCTCCAGAACCATTTTCTTACGAGCGGGATTATGTTGTTGTCCTATCCGATTGGAGCGATGAATCTCCCCAAACTATTTATACCCATCTAAAAAAAGACCCGGACTACTACAACCGGCAACAGCGCACGGCTACAGATTTATGGCGTGAAGTGCGTACAAAAGGTGTCGCACGAACCTGGCGGGACCGGCACCAATGGAACTGGAAACAACTTTCTGACCGCAATATCTCCCAGGTCACAGGCGAGACTTACACCTACCTGATTAACGGGCATACACCCGATACCAATTGGACTGCATTATTTAAACCTGGTGAGAGGGTTCGCCTGCGATTAATTAACGCAGCTTCGATGACCTTATTCGACCTGCGTATCCCCGGCCTGAAAATGAAGGTGGTGGCGGCCGATGGACAAAATGTCGAGCCCACTAGCGTCGATGAAATTCGCATTGGCAACGGTGAAACCTATGACGTAATTGTCGAGCCAGAGAGCGAGCTGGCCTACAGTATATTTGCGCAGTCCATGGACCGCAGTGGCTATGCGCGAGGCACTCTGACAAGTGATATACGTCTGAGCGCAGAAATTCCCGCGATGGATCACCGCCCAGTGCTCACTCTGCAAGATCTGGGACTGGCGAGAAAAGCCGAGGAGACAAACACTCACTTTAAAACCGCCCAGACTGCTCACACCGAAAAACATTCCGACTTGCCCGATGCAACTGAGGGGGGATGGTTTTACGGAAACCTTGCCGCCGCAGGACTCGGTAGTAATAGCCCTATCATTCACCAGCCAAGTGAATCCAGCTTCAGGGTGGATCATCGCGCGCTGACGCCAGGAAACGGAATCGCCGACCCCGGTGTAGGACTCAGACACCACAAGCATCGCTATAACCGCCGTGTACTGACATACAGCGATTTGCGCAGCAGTAAACCTACCCAGGATCAACGGGAGCCACAGCGGGAATTACAATTGCACCTGACCGGCAATTATGAGCGCTATCTCTGGTCAATAAATGGTGAAAAATTTCGCGATGCCAGCCCATTCTTATTTCGGCACCAGGAGCGCCTGCGTATTACCCTGGTCAATGACACCACGCTTCCCCAGCCCATGCACTTACACGGTTTTTGGAGTGAGCTGGAAACCGGTGACGGAGAGTATTTACCTCGCAAGCACACGGTGATCGCGCAACCCGGATCAAGCATCAGTTACTTGGTCAGCGCCGACACCTATGGACGCTGGGCTCTACACAGTCAAATGCTTTACCAAAGGCCCGGTATGTATCGGGAGGTGCGCATTGTTTAA
- a CDS encoding copper resistance protein B: protein MFKNVAGITATLWILAAQTSYGQADSQHQRHSYQSSDEDNEEEPMAEVSLDYVELRGDNGGEIEGDFSYGGEQNKFVAEVDYERSSGEIEKNELWALYSRAISANWNFLIGIRHDFNLETTSRNWVAVGITGESPYKFEMDAVFFYGEHGSTAFRLEGEYEIKLAQDWNLVPRIELNFFGQNDEARGSGSGLSEAEVGLRLMYEVTRKFSPYIGIHYEREVGNAADFAREEGEDVVSTVWVLGFRAWF from the coding sequence TTGTTTAAGAATGTAGCAGGGATAACAGCAACACTATGGATACTTGCTGCCCAGACCAGCTATGGGCAGGCAGACTCTCAGCATCAACGCCACAGCTACCAGTCCTCTGACGAGGATAACGAAGAAGAACCCATGGCTGAAGTCAGCCTCGACTATGTGGAGCTTCGAGGTGATAACGGCGGAGAAATCGAGGGAGACTTCAGTTATGGCGGAGAGCAAAATAAGTTTGTTGCCGAAGTGGACTATGAGCGAAGCAGTGGGGAAATTGAAAAAAATGAATTATGGGCGCTCTATAGCCGGGCAATTTCGGCAAACTGGAATTTCCTAATTGGAATTCGCCACGATTTTAATCTGGAGACTACCAGCAGGAATTGGGTTGCTGTGGGTATTACTGGAGAGTCTCCCTACAAATTTGAAATGGATGCAGTATTTTTCTATGGAGAACATGGCAGTACTGCATTCCGCCTGGAAGGTGAGTATGAAATAAAGTTGGCACAGGACTGGAACCTAGTCCCACGTATCGAGCTGAACTTTTTTGGACAGAACGATGAGGCCCGAGGTAGCGGCTCCGGCTTATCGGAAGCGGAAGTCGGCCTTCGGCTCATGTATGAAGTCACCAGGAAATTTTCACCCTATATTGGCATCCACTATGAACGGGAAGTGGGCAATGCCGCTGATTTCGCCCGTGAAGAAGGCGAGGATGTGGTCTCGACCGTATGGGTGCTGGGGTTTAGAGCTTGGTTTTGA